Proteins encoded within one genomic window of Thunnus albacares chromosome 13, fThuAlb1.1, whole genome shotgun sequence:
- the LOC122995093 gene encoding E3 ubiquitin-protein ligase TTC3-like, translating into MSDSDSDSDFSDCEDIRHRMDITRKNSKKNAAITLIQPSEEVYDRWNRIPVAVKKEAEQLLKLCAFWLPILLRNGKFSTTACWAIEIGLIDSNDRENLTMKHIHRIETLEAILKALEKGSLRKDQTKNVIWISNKFNLRSPEVLDEALYWLEQTGDASISRRIQELGHPNTCFTALHLIFTEYAQYIREMGNNLEKTMRALKRTTTQPPDIRIERSEEMKKKGNESFQKNQYEEAVKFYSKAIKYYPDNHKLYGNRALCYIRSEKYLKAVGDGKRATLIKPLWAKGHYRYCEALFSMGEINMAIEANKSARNLCKDDKESIKELEQQHMKFIDSRQQSGKAVNKINAAAAPHKKLSGAVMKKPTQQVKKDRTPQADGNTKDSKPSRSESFPKNGKGDSNPAAKKKSKSRNGSSEDEKVADTKSDVCRELRSMVHDAHTALTDLRSRNAEQAFSRALALVDTSTPKEFGLSTLDVPLLLFGRASALTEIGQPEELAEAQKLLEKIKSFEERTFQCLVYYAVGKVYVKENRFAVALEQFSDSLQMVKNQITPGKLTWPLTIEIVKETQQDYFKEILESAIELCKFPPIPDAICRHEKCHGHLKTEIYFTDPDFKGFIQIRCCQSCVIEYHITCWKMLKTSSFFEKNEKEFLQEACLTPDCVGQICSIRIFGPTGLVKCKFEVAITKPQTPKKPRVNQKCTSVKKLKSKEERRLKRKQHKQSFQDNLTIRDEILLQKDDSATHSQQKVSSAWSLYRDRVLLQISQNMELLRQDKGFHVSTLTSSLKPWLELDLSRGNQIAGRILNWQQEKLETLGQTIELLLERKNRVWARVLIHLLSGCLDTNPKLNNWACQLNDAGLNAAKFFIERNAEHLEQLNLALLLNFGPLQEMIIEKIGVRPELFSSIGLTVTEYLKQAPPHDMRLFIWTLEEHRGDYDSCHTILDEYFDMMDGHCSVLKKSDENNSPMKTKSRGRKKKQKEPKGVIVLSGMRGVTPRDDRDQDFFEDDSLSFLHPVDPFSVPSHLREQVTDFEEQYNSMRHRSHFKKILDNNPDPTKESLYDYFAQILEEHGPLVAEDPLLVGEVENFPRVAQLKIQEAGGFECFLLESLRFIKMGRSIGLAKHAVSLQQAEHGSSLDDLDDLEDPDTNSSPPDLHTCYDPEFTNYMNNYSSSQTDVYPVLPNPYAFGRQPPPLVQSAIGGTLMGIDPFSHWSNSDGLDSQQHAAYFLPNGYEDLDSHDSEIDVGVWETDSSSGGIASVTSEESVLKKHEAVQTCPENTRSVAVNTEPHERFESCHGDIHKKEKSIKELKKDISKMENGCDEVNLKRKEEIAFFEEEIKEITVNIQVTNKELALFQQKLEEEVKKDQMEKKANQEVLKSLKVEIEKLVEEHGSLTQNIREKKKSYDGKLTDFLGRSNQSAAEKMSLEDEIKRCKALFMRASRRSHTAKLSVAESSRDQGLYGPYRELADSKALLTQLDEVAHKFPSQDLEMTRKSCRANVQELEKKISTAEMHYQEQMDQVKNGRRVSELFPVNNTKQPEPSVKPLSLAAKDITPQSSATASHRTSPHIQQSAPAAAAAEALAAVAKMQHKPPTRTLQHPHSTVFEKAMERLAIMFPDYTRLDLMRFVQELRSSSGGSLTSMTLQDVVGGVTQLILDHQEKLNSAKASAMGRRSPAHHATPPLVTSAPVWQHLGPQRATHSNALNMEDPCIICHEDMSPDDICVLECRHSFHKECIKSWLKEQSTCPTCRDHALLPDDFPVLPGRRHQAP; encoded by the exons atgtcGGACTCAGACTCTGATTCTGACTTCAGTGACTGTGAAGACATCAGACACCGGATGGATATT ACACGTAAGAACTCGAAGAAGAATGCAGCGATCACTTTAATACAACCATCAG aggaAGTTTATGATCGATGGAACCGTATCCCTGTTGCCGTGAAAAAGGAAGCTGAACAACTGTTGAAACTTTGTGCTTTCTGGCTTCCCATTCTGCTTCGTAATGGCAAGTTCAGCACCACAGCTTGCTGGGCTATAGAAATAGGTCTAATTGACTCAAA TGACAGAGAAAATCTAACTATGAAGCACATACACAGGATAGAAACATTGGAAGCGATCCTCAAAGCTTTGGAGAAAGGAAGT TTGAGAAAGGATCAAACTAAGAATGTTATCTGGATAAGCAACAAGTTTAACTTG CGTTCCCCAGAGGTTCTGGACGAAGCTTTATATTGGTTGGAGCAAACAGGAGACGCTTCTATCAGCCGCCGCATCCAGGAGCTCGGCCATCCAAACACCTGCTTCACAGCCCTGCACCTCATCTTCACAGAGT ATGCTCAGTATATCCGGGAAATGGGTAACAATTTGGAGAAGACAATGAGGGCACTGAAGCGGACAACCACTCAACCGCCAGACATTCGAATAGAG AGAagtgaagagatgaagaagaaaggaaatgagagctttcagaaaaatcagTATGAAGAAGCTGTGAAGTTTTATTCCAAAGCCATCAAATATTa CCCTGACAACCACAAATTGTATGGAAACAGAGCCCTATGCTATATCAGAAGTGAGAAATATCT AAAAGCGGTTGGTGATGGAAAACGTGCTACTCTCATAAAACCACTCTGGGCAAAG GGTCACTACCGATACTGTGAAGCCTTGTTCTCCATGGGAGAAATCAACATGGCGATCGAAGCCAACAAGTCAGCCCGGAATCTGTGTAAAGATGATAAAGAGTCAATCAAAGAACTGGAACAGCAACACATGAAATTCATTGACTCACGACAACAGTCTGGAAAAGCTGTTAATAAGAttaatgcagcagcagcaccgcACAAAAAG CTCAGCGGGGCTGTAATGAAGAAGCCGACCCAACAAG TGAAAAAAGACAGGACCCCACAGGCAGATGGCAACACTAAAGACTCTAAACCATCAAGGAG TGAGTCTTTTCCAAAGAATGGAAAAGGAGACTCAAACCCTGCAGCAAAGAAGAAATCAAAGAGCAGAAATGGTTCGTCTGAAGATGAG AAAGTGGCTGATACTAAATCAGATGTGTGTAGAGAGTTGAGATCTATGGTGCATGACGCCCATACCGCCCTGACCGACCTCCGCAGCCGGAACGCTGAGCAGGCCTTCAGCCGGGCACTGGCCTTAGTGGATACCAGTACACCCAAG GAATTTGGACTTTCCACTCTGGATGTGCCGTTGTTGCTGTTTGGCCGTGCATCTGCTTTGACGGAAATCGGCCAGCCTGAG GAACTTGCAGAAGCTCAAAAACTTCTGGAGAAGATCAAATCATTTGAGGAGAGGACGTTTCAGTGTCTGGTTTACTACGCTGTTGGGAAGGTGTATGTCAAAGAGAACAG GTTTGCAGTTGCTCTCGAACAGTTTTCAGATTCCCTGCAGATGGTCAAGAATCAAATAACGCCGGGTAAACTCACCTGGCCTTTAACAATAGAGATTGTTAAAGAAACGCAGCAAGACTATTTTAAG gaAATTCTTGAGAGTGCTATAGAATTGTGCAAATTTCCGCCTATTCCTGATGCCATTTGTCGACATGAGAAATGCCATGGCCATTTGAAAACGGAAATCTATTTCACTGACCCAGATTTTAAG GGCTTCATTCAAATACGCTGCTGTCAGAGTTGCGTCATTGAATATCACATCACCTGTTGGAAGATGCTCAAGACATCATCCTTCtttgaaaagaatgaaaag GAGTTCCTGCAAGAAGCGTGTTTGACTCCAGACTGTGTCGGTCAAATCTGTAGTATCAGAATCTTTGGTCCAACAGGCCTGGTGAAATGTAAG TTTGAAGTTGCCATCACTAAACCTCAGACTCCAAAGAAGCCAAGAGTGAATCAGAAATGTACAAG TGTCAAGAAGTTAAAATCAAAGGAAGAACGCAGACTCAAGAGGAAGCAGCATAAGCAGTCATTTCAAGATAACCTGACTATCAGGGACGAGATTCTGCTGCAGAAAGACGACTCAGCAACCCACAGTCAACAGAAAG TGTCGTCAGCCTGGTCGCTGTACAGGGATCGAGTTCTTCTGCAGATCAGCCAGAACATGGAGCTGCTGAGACAGGATAAAGGCTTCCACGTGTCAACCCTGACCAGCAGTCTGAAGCCCTGGCTGGAGCTGGACTTGTCGAGGGGCAACCAGATAGCTGGGAGGATACTGAACTGGCagcaggagaagctggagaCTCTTGGTCAGACCATTGAACTGCTACTAGAGAGGAAGAACCGGGTTTGGGCTCGTGTCCTCATCCACCTACTGTCTGGCTGTCTGGATACAAATCCCAAACTCAACAACTGGGCCTGCCAGCTCAATGATGCAG GTCTGAATGCTGCCAAATTCTTCATTGAGCGCAACGCAGAACACTTGGAGCAGCTGAACCTTGCTCTTCTGCTCAATTTTGGCCCGTTGCAGGAGATGATTATAGAGAAAATAGGTGTTAGGCCTGAACTTTTTTCAAGCATTGGTTTGACTGTGACTGAATACCTAAAACAGGCCCCACCACATGACATGAGACTCTTTATCTGGACTCTAGAGGAGCATAGGGGTGACTATGACTCTTGCCACACTATATTGGATGAGTATTTTGATATGATGG atggACATTGTTCAGTCCTAAAAAAGTCTGATGAAAAT AATTCTCCTATGAAGACTAAGAGTCGAGGCcggaaaaagaaacagaaagaaccAAAG GgtgttattgttttgtctgGGATGAGAGGTGTAACGCCAAGAGACGATAGGGACCAAGACTTTTTTGAAGATGACTCTTT ATCATTCCTTCATCCTGTTGATCCATTCAGTGTACCCAGTCACCTTAGAGAGCAAGTGACCGATTTTGAGGAGCAGTACAACAGCATGAGACACAGAAGTCACTTTAAAAAGATTTTGGACAACAACCCAGACCCAACAAAAGAGAGTTTGTATGA CTACTTTGCCCAGATCTTGGAAGAGCATGGACCCCTGGTTGCTGAGGACCCCCTGCTGGTGGGTGAAGTTGAAAATTTCCCTCGTGTGGCTCAGCTGAAGATCCAAGAAGCGGGCGGCTTTGAGTGCTTCCTCCTGGAGTCTCTTCGCTTCATAAAGATGGGGAGGAGTATCGGCCTGGCTAAGCACGCCGTTTCCCTGCAGCAGGCTGAACATGGAAGCAGCCTGGATGACCTGGATGACTTAGAGGACCCTGACACAAACTCTTCACCTCCTGATTTGCATACATGTTATGATCCGGAGTTCACAAACTATATGAACAATTATTCATCTTCACAGACTGACGTCTATCCTGTCCTCCCAAATCCTTATGCATTTGGCAGGCAACCTCCTCCACTTGTCCAGTCAGCTATTGGAGGAACTCTGATGGGGATTGATCCCTTCTCCCATTGGAGTAACAGTGATGGCCTTGACAGTCAACAGCATGCTGCTTACTTTTTGCCTAATGGCTATGAGGACCTGGATTCTCATGACAGTGAGATAGATGTTGGTGTTTGGGAGACTGATTCATCTTCAGGTGGAATCGCTTCAGTGACATCTGAGGAAAGCGTTTTGAAGAAACATGAAGCAGTACAG ACATGTCCAGAGAACACGAGGAGTGTAGCGGTGAATACGGAGCCTCATGAGCGTTTTGAGAGCTGCCAT GGTGACAtccataaaaaagaaaagagcatcAAGGAGTTAAAGAAGGACATCAGTAAAATGGAAAATGGCTGTGACGAAGTCAATCTAAAGCGTAAAGAAGAAATCGCCTTTTTTGAGGAAGAGATAAAGGAGATCACTGTCAACATTCAA GTGACCAATAAGGAGCTGGCACTGTTCCAGCAGAAGCTggaagaggaggtgaagaagGACCAGATGGAGAAGAAAGCCAACCAGGAGGTACTGAAGTCCCTGAAGGTGGAGATAGAAAAGTTGGTGGAGGAACACGGGAG TCTCACCCAAAAcatcagagagaagaaaaaaagctatGACGGAAAGCTGACTGATTTTTTGGGGCGGAG CAATCAGTCAGCAGCTGAGAAGATGAGTCTGGAGGACGAGATCAAGCGATGTAAAGCCTTGTTCATGAGAGCTTCCAGGAGGTCTCACACAGCTAAG TTGTCAGTTGCGGAGAGCAGCCGGGACCAGGGACTGTACGGCCCCTACAGAGAGCTGGCAGACTCCAAGGCTTTGCTGACCCAACTGGACGAAGTGGCACACAA ATTTCCATCCCAAGACCTGGAAATGACTAGAAAAAGCTGTAGAGCCAACGTCCAAGAACTTGAAAAGAAAATTTCCACTGCTGAG ATGCATTACCAGGAGCAGATGGATCAAGTGAAGAATGGCAGAAGAGTCAGTGAGCTGTTTCCAGTCAACAACACCAAACAGCCTGAACCATCAGTTAAACCG CTGTCGTTGGCAGCCAAAGACATTACTCCTCAGTCTTCAGCCACAGCCTCTCACAGAACTTCCCCGCACATCCAGCAGTCagctccagctgcagctgcagcagaggcGCTGGCTGCTGTGGCTAAGATGCAGCACAAACCTCCGACCAGGACACTGCAGCATCCACACAGCACTGTGTTTGAGAAGGCCATGGAGCGCCTGGCCATCATGTTCCCCGACTATACAAG GTTAGACTTGATGAGGTTTGTTCAGGAGCTGCGTTCATCCAGCGGTGGAAGTCTTACCAGCATGACACTGCAGGATGTGGTTGGTGGAGTGACCCAGCTGATCCTGGACCATCAG gAGAAGCTGAATTCTGCCAAAGCCAGCGCCATGGGGCGTAGGAGTCCAGCTCATCATGCTACGCCCCCTTTGGTAACCTCGGCTCCTGTCTGGCAGCATCTTGGACCCCAAAGAGCCACACATTCCAATGCA CTGAACATGGAGGATCCTTGCATCATTTGTCACGAAGACATGAGTCCAGATGACATCTGCGTGCTGGAGTGCAGACACAGCTTCCACAAGGAG tgtATAAAGTCGTGGCTGAAGGAGCAGAGCACCTGTCCCACCTGCCGAGATCACGCCTTGCTGCCTGATGATTTCCCGGTGCTGCCCGGCAGGAGACACCAAGCACCATAA